The sequence TTTAAACCATTTGCATTTCTGTATTGAATAATTCTTTCCGCGATTACACTTCCAATTCCCTTTATATTCATAAAGTCCTCTTTTGTCGCCGTAGAAATATCTAGGCTAAAAAGAGTTGAGAGTGTAAAAAAGAGAATTGCAAAAAATTTAAACATTTTTTTACTCTACAACAACTGGAATAGTGAATTTTGGCAAGTTAGAGAAATTGTTGTCGTATCCCATAACCAAATCAATATTCAAATAATTTGTTGACTCTTTTGCTTCGTCAATTGTCATTGAAAACGAAACATGATTTCCATATTCAGCCTCTTCAACTGTAAAAGCAACATTTGAAACTGTTCCATTTGCATCTACATAAGCAGGACTTGGAAAAATAGTTTCCATAGAAGTTGCTGATTGATTTACTAAATCACCCATAAAAACAATTGGAAGATTTGTTGTAAATTCACCAGAAATTTCAGTTCCTGAAAGTGTTGCGACCTCATCGTTAATTTCAAAGTTTGCTAAGTTTTTAACATATTCATCACATCTTTCTGGAATTTCTGTCAAACCATTATCAGACCAAAAATCATCAGAATTTACATTTAAACAGGTGTCATAAAGTGGGTAATAGACTTCATAAACTGGGACATCTGACGGCTCATAACTCATAATCCAGAAACCCTGATTTGGTGCTAGTTGATCAACAACCTGAATTGATGGACTTATGTTTGCATCAGCTGAAAGCTCTTCTAATTTTTTTCTTGTTGAATACTCTGGTGAATAAGCTAACCATCCAGCATTATTATTGTCCCAAGCCCAAACAAGCTTGACAAGGCTTCCGCCATTTCCAAAACTCTTTTCTAAATCAATCTCTTCATTAAATCCAAATAGTTGCCAATCGTTTGTAAGATGTAGAGTTTTTTCAATATCAATATTATTTCCAAGTGGGTTTGCAAATAGTGAAATCGAAGTTGCAACCGATAAAAAAGCCAATTTGTTTCTCATTAAAATTCCTTTTGTTTTTACAATCGACATGTCAATAACTACTTTAAGTTATGTTTTAAAACTTTAAGTAATTTCCTTTTCTTAAATATTTTTTGAATTTCTCTTTGCAAATTTCACTTTTTTCTTTTTCTAAATTTTCAATCTGCCTAGAGAATCTCTCAAAAATATCGTTTTCAGAATATCCAACAGAATCGATAATTGTTCCGATGTCTTTTCCTCTCTCTATTTTAGCAATTTCAAAACTGTTTTCAGTAACATCAACAATAATTTCATCAGGTCGGTCAAAAAGATTGTGTTTCATTCCTAAAATATCCTGATAAGCACCTGTTAAGAAAAATGCTAAATAATAATCCTCTTTCTCAATATCAATATCATGTAAAAAAAGTGGAGCTTTTTCATCAAACTCAATTTCGCCATCGCTGTCGCAAGTAATATCCCAAATTGAAGCAGGTCGCACAGCTTTTTTATCAAGATGATGGATTGGCACAATTGGAAAATTTTGTTGGAGTCCCCAAAAATCTGGCATTGATTGAAAAATTGAAAAATTTAGTAAATATCGCTCTTCAATTTTGTGCAAAATAGAATCGTGTTCATACTCAACAATGTCCTCTTTTTTTATAATTTTCAATATTTTACGAATAATCATTTGACCGAGAATTTCAATATTTGCACGATCCCGCAAATCTAAATATCCAAGTTCAAAAAGTGTTTCAATAGAATCTAAATGTTCAATTGTGTCATGCAACATTTCCAAAATCTGAACTTGGGAATTTTCACCATAATCAAGTTTTCTGTAAATTTTTTTAAGAGCTTTTACTGTTTTTGGATTCTTATTTTTAATTGAAAGATGATCTTCCGTGTAATCTTGGGAATACAATTCGATAACTTCTGTCAAAAGCAGAGAGTGGTTTGCAGAAATATAACGACCAAATTCTGTAAAAATATTTGGAACTTCTACTTTTTTA is a genomic window of Thiovulum sp. ES containing:
- a CDS encoding hypothetical protein (TIGRFAM: competence protein ComEA helix-hairpin-helix repeat region), which codes for MFKFFAILFFTLSTLFSLDISTATKEDFMNIKGIGSVIAERIIQYRNANGLNNPDELINVRGIGPAKLQKIKS